Proteins from a single region of Theileria parva strain Muguga chromosome 1, complete sequence, whole genome shotgun sequence:
- the nifk gene encoding uncharacterized protein (or RNP domain; RBD; RRM) → MQRTVSFKKNKNNVIYVGNLPKQLTEEQLKTYFNQFGDVIKIRLFKSRKTNRSRGYAFVQFEDHEIAKIAAETMDKYLIDGKSLKVHVKEGDQIVKHLFKKGKKVLVKESKVRFLNTKLELVSRNFQTKLEKVLDSIINGNKDDSKKEIKSFIKKLNVKIEKLKDKQKSLGTDLCNREIEVYSKALSALKNHLNS, encoded by the exons ATGCAAAGAACTGtatcatttaaaaaaaataaaaataatgttatttatgTTGGAAATTTACCAAAACAACTCACTGAAGAACAGTTAAAGacatattttaatcaatttGGAGATgtcattaaaattagacTATTTAAATCTAGGAAG ACTAATAGATCGAGAGGATATGCTTTTGTCCAGTTTGAAGACCATGAAATCGCAAAGATCGCAGCTGAAACTATGGATAAATACCTAATTGACGGTAAAAGCCTTAAGGTTCACGTCAAAGAAGGGGATCAAATAGTCAAGCATCTATTTAAA AAAGGAAAAAAGGTGTTGGTAAAGGAGAGCAAGGTAAGGTTCTTGAACACGAAATTGGAGTTGGTGTCGAGAAATTTTCAGACTAAACTAGAGAAAGTGTTAGATTCCATAATAAACGGAAATAAAGATGACTCGAAAAAGGAAATAAAGTcttttatcaaaaaattaaatgtgaaaattgaaaaattaaaggatAAACAGAAGAGCCTTGGTACAGATTTGTGTAACAGAGAGATTGAAGTCTATTCTAAGGCTCTATCAGCCTTAAAGaatcatttaaattcataa